The following are encoded in a window of Pseudomonas graminis genomic DNA:
- a CDS encoding carbon-nitrogen hydrolase family protein, with protein sequence MRKVLGSLTAAVLVILLVSYGLWTGKRHVGHYLTDLRIQLVINDGQPGARGNLLGIQPELFPSDYSSVKRLHRKLASYLVQARDHGLLNDKTIVVLPEHIGTWLLAVDEKTQFYQATTLEEAMNWLAFSNPLLFIDAMIHARGSSRLEDAHLRMKARGMAQDYQNVFGGLAKEFGVTLVAGSIVLPSPQVENGELRIGRGALYNSSLVFGPDGVPLGQPQRQLFPGWNQRGYIRPGKDAPLNVIDTPAGRLATLIGSDSWYPDNYARLNASGVELIAVPAYVAGTGGWAEPWRSDKHEALAAHLNLGATPMTQGEAWRRLALTPASTAKAGISVFMRGQFWDQGSAGHSFASRDGQSVAEQSISATPKGVRPGHGARLINLWL encoded by the coding sequence ATGCGCAAAGTTCTCGGTTCACTTACCGCTGCAGTGCTGGTGATTCTCCTCGTCAGCTACGGGCTGTGGACGGGCAAGCGTCATGTCGGGCATTACCTGACGGACCTGCGCATTCAGCTGGTGATCAACGACGGGCAACCCGGCGCACGCGGCAACCTGCTGGGCATTCAGCCCGAGCTGTTCCCCTCCGATTATTCGAGCGTCAAACGCCTGCACCGCAAGCTCGCGTCGTATCTCGTACAGGCCCGCGACCATGGGCTGCTCAACGATAAAACCATCGTGGTGCTGCCGGAGCACATCGGCACCTGGTTGTTGGCGGTGGACGAAAAAACCCAGTTCTACCAGGCCACCACCCTCGAAGAGGCCATGAACTGGCTGGCGTTCAGCAACCCGCTGCTGTTCATCGACGCCATGATTCATGCGCGGGGCAGCAGCCGCCTGGAGGACGCACACTTGCGCATGAAGGCGCGTGGCATGGCGCAGGATTATCAGAACGTGTTCGGCGGGCTGGCGAAGGAATTCGGCGTGACGCTGGTCGCCGGCTCGATCGTGCTGCCCAGCCCGCAGGTGGAAAACGGTGAACTGCGCATCGGCCGCGGCGCGCTCTATAACAGCAGCCTGGTGTTCGGCCCCGACGGTGTGCCCTTGGGGCAGCCCCAGCGTCAGTTGTTCCCGGGATGGAATCAGCGGGGTTACATCCGTCCCGGCAAGGACGCGCCGCTCAACGTCATCGACACCCCGGCTGGCCGATTGGCGACGCTGATCGGCAGTGACAGCTGGTACCCCGACAACTATGCGCGGCTCAACGCCAGCGGCGTCGAGCTGATCGCAGTGCCCGCTTACGTCGCCGGCACTGGCGGCTGGGCAGAACCCTGGCGCAGCGACAAGCACGAGGCACTGGCCGCCCATCTGAACCTCGGCGCAACACCCATGACCCAGGGCGAAGCCTGGCGTCGACTGGCCCTGACCCCGGCCAGCACCGCCAAAGCGGGTATCAGCGTATTCATGCGCGGGCAGTTCTGGGATCAAGGCAGCGCCGGCCACAGTTTCGCCAGTCGCGACGGACAAAGTGTTGCCGAGCAATCCATCAGCGCCACCCCGAAAGGCGTCCGCCCCGGTCATGGCGCGCGCCTGATCAATCTGTGGTTGTGA
- a CDS encoding AraC family transcriptional regulator produces MTSPRVRLGDLSVGFVHSLADAVRKEGKDPQPLLAQYGLDAARLGEAGARLSIPRYMRLGHGAIELTGMPALGLRMGQASRLSHAGLAGITAGQAPTVREAARTLIRFEPLYGSNYRGQSSLHEDSDGAWLRFYSISPYNDYNRFVVDSILSGWLHQLSTLSGSTLKAERLEIEFEAPDYAAEYAVLCEQPVSFAAGVNQLRLNQHQLGLRNPDHVPSTWRHLLQVCERELEQLTRTRNLRERITQLLGPLLNGGREPDLEEVAARLKLPTWTLRRKLADEGTQFRAILNDTRRDLAMTYIRDTELAFGEIAYLLGFASAEAFQRAFKRWTEQTPGAFRRSQRQSF; encoded by the coding sequence ATGACCTCCCCTCGCGTGCGTCTGGGCGATCTGTCCGTGGGCTTCGTCCACAGCCTCGCCGACGCCGTTCGCAAAGAAGGGAAAGACCCGCAACCGCTGCTGGCGCAATACGGCCTGGATGCCGCGCGACTGGGCGAGGCCGGTGCCCGGCTGTCTATCCCGCGCTACATGCGCCTGGGCCATGGGGCCATCGAGCTGACCGGTATGCCTGCGCTGGGCTTGCGGATGGGCCAGGCCAGTCGTTTGAGTCACGCCGGTCTGGCGGGTATCACTGCCGGGCAGGCGCCGACCGTGCGCGAAGCGGCGCGCACGCTGATTCGGTTCGAACCGCTGTACGGCTCGAATTATCGCGGTCAGTCGAGCTTGCACGAGGACAGTGACGGCGCCTGGCTGCGCTTCTATTCCATCAGCCCGTACAACGACTACAACCGCTTCGTGGTGGATTCTATTCTCAGCGGCTGGCTGCATCAGCTGTCGACGCTGAGCGGGTCGACACTAAAAGCCGAACGTCTGGAGATAGAGTTCGAGGCCCCCGACTACGCCGCTGAATACGCCGTGCTCTGCGAGCAGCCTGTGAGTTTCGCTGCGGGCGTCAATCAGCTGCGGCTCAACCAGCATCAGCTTGGCCTGCGCAACCCCGACCACGTGCCGAGTACCTGGCGGCATCTGCTGCAGGTGTGTGAACGGGAACTGGAACAGCTCACCCGCACCCGCAACCTGCGCGAGCGCATCACCCAATTGCTGGGGCCGTTGTTGAATGGAGGTCGGGAGCCGGACCTGGAAGAAGTGGCGGCCCGACTGAAGCTGCCGACCTGGACGCTGCGCCGCAAGCTGGCGGACGAGGGCACGCAGTTTCGCGCGATCCTCAATGACACTCGGCGCGACCTCGCCATGACCTACATCCGGGACACCGAACTGGCCTTCGGCGAAATCGCTTACTTGTTGGGATTTGCTTCGGCCGAAGCTTTTCAGCGGGCCTTCAAACGCTGGACCGAACAGACGCCCGGTGCGTTTCGCCGCAGCCAGCGCCAGTCGTTCTGA